The DNA sequence AGCTGGCCGTAGAGCTTGTTGTCGGCGTTCTCGCGGATGCAGCAGGTGTTGAGCACGATGACGTCGGCCGACTCCATGGCGTCGGCCGAGGTCATCCCGTCGGCCTCCAACAGCCCGGCGATGCGCTCGGTGTCGTGCTCGTTCATCTGGCACCCGTAGGTGCGGATGAAATAGCTGCGGCTCACCCCGCCAGGCTACCTGTCGGCCTCCAGTGGCCCACTAACCGGTTTGCGGGCCTCCTAGCCGGTTTGGGCCGCGGCGTCCTCGACTGGCTCCGCTTCTTCCTCGGCCGGCGGGTTCACCGCCTTCCACACCCGCTCGGTGATCTCCACCATGATTTCGGGGTGCTCGCCCAGAAACGCCTTGGCCTTGTCCCGGCCCTGGCCGAGGTGCTCGCCCTCGTAGGTGAACCAGGCCCCGGACTTGTCGATGATGTCCAGGTCGACGCCCACATCAAGCAGCGAGCCCTCCCGACTGATGCCCTTGGAGTACATGATGTCGAACTCGGCCTGCCGGAACGGCGGAGCCACCTTGTTCTTGACCACCTTTACCCGGGTGCGGTTGCCGACCACGTCGACCCCCTGCTTGAGGGAC is a window from the bacterium genome containing:
- a CDS encoding tRNA (N6-isopentenyl adenosine(37)-C2)-methylthiotransferase MiaB (catalyzes the formation of 2-methylthio-N6-(dimethylallyl)adenosine (ms(2)i(6)A) at position 37 in tRNAs that read codons beginning with uridine from N6-(dimethylallyl)adenosine (i(6)A)), with amino-acid sequence MNEHDTERIAGLLEADGMTSADAMESADVIVLNTCCIRENADNKLYGQL